The nucleotide window GTAGGGCTTTGGTTATTTTTTTTAGTTTTTTTATGTTTTTTGTGGGTTGGTGGTTGCAGCAGTTTTCTTGTTTTTTGTTGCACAATTCAGATCTATATATTTTTTTATTTTAGTTGTTCTATTTTTTCTTCGACAGCCATTAATTCATATTCGAGTTCTTGTTTGTATTCATGTAGTTGTTGGATTTTTTCTTCTTTAGATACGAATCTTCTCCAGTTATGTTGGGGCATATGTTCTTCACAATTACATTGGTGTTTATGGTTGGTGGTATGGCAGTTGCAGTGGCATGTGCAGTTACTGGAATGGTTGTGTTTTTTTTGTTTGTGGTGTCTGTTTTTTGATTGTTTTTTGTGTTTTGTTTCGGTTTGGCAGTTACATTTTGTCATATTAAAAAAACCTATTATAGTAATTGACTATAATATTATAAAAAACCATTGGAACAAACCTCTGTTTTAATAAGCCAAATAAAAAAACTTCTTTATTATGGTTTGAATATAGGTATGTTTTATAAAAACATCTCTACGACACATAACTGAAAAACAGTATAAATAGTTTTGTTACAGAAGTACTACCCAATAAAGGGTTTTATAAACATAATAACTCTAGATATCTCCTTATATATAGTAAATCGATATCTCTATGCAATGTGAAATTAGATGTTTTTTAAAGAGGATTTATTCAGCGTTTTGAGGATAAAGTGATGGATTTGCTGCGGGAGCAAGAACCTTCGTTTATTTCAGATACAGTGAACAGGTGGATGGAGTGTTTTAAGCAGGTATTATTGATATAATGGTTAAGGACGGAAATAAATTAACAGAAACGTTCGGTTTCGATGAAAAAGGATATAAGTGTAACCATGGGTGTTGATGGTGTTGATGTTGATGGTGGTTTTTTGGTTCTGAGGTTATTTTTTTGGGTTTTGGGGATGGAAAACTTTTTATGTCTTATTTAGATAGTTCTAGTTGATTAATATGTTGTCTTCTATTGTTGCGATTTTGGCTGGTTTGGTGTTGTTAACTGGTGTAATTGGTGTGGTGCCGGCGCTTGGACCGTATTTGAAGAAGTTTGCTACTTGGCTTGGTGCTTTTCAGGGGTTTATCGGTATTGTTGCGATTATAATTGGTATTCTTGATTTCGGTACGTTGGAGAGTTATCTGTTGATTATTGCTGGTTTGGTGTTGGCTGCTGGTGTTTTGGTGGCTATACCAGTGTTCGGTAAGTATCTTGAGAAGATAGGTCTGTGGCTTGGGAGTGTTCAGGTAATTATCGGTATTGTTATTTTGATTGTTGGTATACTGGGATTACTTTGATTGACGGTAGGTGGTTTGCGGTCTGTTGTTGATTGTCGGTCCTTTTTTTCTTTTTTATTTTTTAATTGTGTGTGCTTGCCAGCTTTTGTCTACCCAGAGGCCGATTGTTTTTGTGTTGTATCCCCATTTTTTGATTGTTTTTATTGATTTTTTTATGTCTTTTATTTGGCCTTTTTTGTTTTTGGGGGTTCCTGCGCAGTCGTAGTGGCCTACTATTGCTATTAGGTTTGAGTTGTGTTTTTGTGTTGAGATTTTTAGTTCTTCTTTTATTGTTTGTATTTTTTGTTTGTCTTTGTTTTGGGCTATTGTTAGGCTTGGTCCTGGTATTGTGAGCATGTCGACGTTTTGTGCGTTGTAGTCTTCTTTTAGTTTTTTTAGTACGGGTTCTTGGACTCTTCCGTCCATGCAGTTTATGGCTGTTACGAATTTTGGGATTTTGGACACCTTGGTTTTGTTTTGGTTGGGTTTTATTAAATTTATAGTGTTTTTGTTTGTGGTTTGTGGTGTTTTTAGGTTGGCCGAAACTTTTATAGGTTGGTGGGTTTATTGAATAGTTAGAAAGTTAGGTTGCCCTAAAAAAACGGTGTTTTGTGTTTGTATGTTTGGAGGTGAATATTGATGTCGACTGGAACGAGGTTTTTGAGGTTTGCTGTTGGGTTGTTTGGTTTAGGTAGTGATGGTGGTGAGGTGGGTAGTGATGGTGTTGTTTCTTTGGATTGTTTAGATTCTGGTTGTGTTGGTGTTATTAGGGAGGCTCCGGATCATTCTTTGTTGGCTCCTCTTGGTCTTCGGGTTGGTAAGGAGGTTAAGGTTGTGTCTAGACAGGTTTTTGGTGGGCCGGTTGTTGTTGAGGTTGATGGTAGGGCTTCTGCTGTTGATCGTGGTCTTTGTTGTGAGATAAAGATTGAGCCTCTAGACGATTTGCATGTCAGTTGATCGTGTTTTGTTGGTTGGGCCTCCGAATGTGGGGAAGAGTGTTTTTTTTAATCGTTTTACTGGTCTTGATACTGGTATTGCTAATTATGCGGGTACTACTATTGAGTATAAGGTTGGTTCGGCTGTTTTTGGTGGTTGTGAGGTTCGTTTGATTGATGTTCCGGGTGTTTATTCTCTTGATGCTACTAATGAGGCTGAAGAGGTTGCTATTGAGATGCTTGATAGTGATCCGGATGGTGTTGTCTGTGTTCTTGATGCGGATAATTTGGAGAGTAGTCTTTATTTGTTGATGCAGGTTTTGGAGCGGGGTTTGCCTGTTGTTGTTGCTGTTAATCGTGTTGATTTGTTGAGGGAGCGTGGAGGTTCTATTGATTTTGGTTTGTTGGGTGAGAGGTTGGGTGTTCCTGTTGTTCCTACTGTTGCTATTAGGGGGGAGGGGTTTGATCGTGTTGGTGAGTTGGTTTGTGATTTATTGAGTGGTGGTGGGGTTGGTTTTAGGTCTGATGTCGATGGGGTTGGTTGGGGTGGTGTTGAACGGCTTGTGGATGGGGTTTTAGATCGTGGGGAAGAGGGTCGTTTGGATCGTGAGAGGTTGGGTGATTTGTTGGTTAAGCCTTGGCCTGGTTTGCCTGTTGCTTTTTTGGTGTTGGCTTTGTCTTTTGGTGTTGTTGTTGGTGTTGGTTTGGCTTTGCGTCAGTTTTTGTTGTTGCCTTTTTTTGAGGGTTTGGTTTTTCCTCCGATTGTTGCGGGTGTTGAGGGTTTGTTTGGGCCGGGTGTGTTTCGTGATATCTTGATTGGTGAGTATGGTTTTTTGATTAAGGGGTTGGAGTGGCCTTTTGCGTTGGTTTTGCCGTATGTTTTTTCGTTTTATTTGGCGTTGACTTTGTTGGAGGAGTCTGGTTATCTGCCGAGGTTGGCTGTTTTGTTGGATGGTTTGTTGGGTAAGGTTGGTTTGTCTGGTGGTAATGTGATTCCGTTGTTGTTGAGTTATGGTTGTGCGATTCCTGGTATTGCTGCTACTCGTACGGCTGGTTCGCGTAGGCGTAGGGTTGTTTTGGCTACTATGATCTGTATGGCGGTTCCGTGTATTGCTCAGACTGGGGCTTTTATTGCTTTGTTGGCTGAGGCTTCGGTTTTAGCTGTTTTTGGTTTGTTTGTTTTTCATTTTGGGGCTTTGGTTGTTGTGGCTTTG belongs to Methanonatronarchaeum sp. AMET-Sl and includes:
- a CDS encoding ferrous iron transporter B codes for the protein MSVDRVLLVGPPNVGKSVFFNRFTGLDTGIANYAGTTIEYKVGSAVFGGCEVRLIDVPGVYSLDATNEAEEVAIEMLDSDPDGVVCVLDADNLESSLYLLMQVLERGLPVVVAVNRVDLLRERGGSIDFGLLGERLGVPVVPTVAIRGEGFDRVGELVCDLLSGGGVGFRSDVDGVGWGGVERLVDGVLDRGEEGRLDRERLGDLLVKPWPGLPVAFLVLALSFGVVVGVGLALRQFLLLPFFEGLVFPPIVAGVEGLFGPGVFRDILIGEYGFLIKGLEWPFALVLPYVFSFYLALTLLEESGYLPRLAVLLDGLLGKVGLSGGNVIPLLLSYGCAIPGIAATRTAGSRRRRVVLATMICMAVPCIAQTGAFIALLAEASVLAVFGLFVFHFGALVVVALVMGRLLGSGGSMDVVELPALLSPDLGMLWKKWVMRMKGFLVDGAVPLVGAVGAAAVLYETGVLTVLGRVIEPVVTEWLLLPSEAAVPLILGIVRRELTVLPLLEMELTVLQLFVGALVGLFYVPCIAVLAVLAKEFSFKMTLGVLLATVVVAFGVGGVVARVGLLF
- a CDS encoding carbonic anhydrase gives rise to the protein MSKIPKFVTAINCMDGRVQEPVLKKLKEDYNAQNVDMLTIPGPSLTIAQNKDKQKIQTIKEELKISTQKHNSNLIAIVGHYDCAGTPKNKKGQIKDIKKSIKTIKKWGYNTKTIGLWVDKSWQAHTIKK
- a CDS encoding FeoA family protein; the encoded protein is MSTGTRFLRFAVGLFGLGSDGGEVGSDGVVSLDCLDSGCVGVIREAPDHSLLAPLGLRVGKEVKVVSRQVFGGPVVVEVDGRASAVDRGLCCEIKIEPLDDLHVS